In Antarcticibacterium arcticum, the genomic stretch AATAAAAGCTCCCGAGGCATTGATGTAATGAATAAGATCTGCCACCCAACCTTCCGGGGGTCTGTTAAGGCCAATACCAAAAATAGCGTCTATTACAAAGTCCTTGGGGTGAAGCTCAGGAAAATCCTCGGCTCCTTTTAATAATGTGGGCCAGGGAGCCCCTATTTCTTTTATCTTGTTATAGTTGGAAAGAAAATCCCGGGAACGTTCTTTTGTAAAGTTTACAACATAAATACTTACATAATAACCATGTTCAATCAATAACCTGCCTACCACGAGTCCATCTCCTCCATTATTTCCAATTCCGCAAATAATTTTAATAGGAACGGATTCATTATTAAGCCTGGCATGTATTTCTTTAAACACAAGGCCTGCAGCTCTCTCCATCAACTCTTCAGAGGTGATACCCTGTTTTTCAATGGTAACTTTATCTGCTTCGGCCAGCTGCTGAACGGTAAATATTTTCATATTATAATTTTAGGGGGTATAAATATAAAACTTCTGTTTCTGCAAAATAAGCTTCAGGCCAGATTCTTAATAAATCTTCACAATTTACCCTATAATCGGGGTGAATTAAATAAATTTACCAAAATTTATAACTCATGAAAGATATTGCTCTAAACGAGATCCATAAAAATTTAAATGCTAAAATGGTTCCATTTGCAGGTTATAATATGCCTGTATCCTATGAAGGTGTAAATATTGAACACGAAACGGTACGAAAAGCCGTGGGAGTATTTGATGTTTCTCACATGGGGGAATTCCTTATAGTGGGAGAAAACGCTCTGGACCTTATTCAAAAAGTGTGTTCCAATGATGTTTCCAAATTGGTAGACGGGCAGGCACAATATAATTGTATGCCTAATGAAACCGGAGGAATTGTTGATGACCTTATTGTTTATAGATTCAATGCTGAAAAATATATTCTGGTAGTGAATGCTTCCAATATTGAAAAAGACTGGAACTGGATTTCCCAGCACAATACAATGGATGCAACTATGAGAGATCTGTCTGACGAATATTCCCTGCTTGCCATACAGGGTCCCAAGGCTGCGGAAGCCATGCAGTCCCTTACCAATGTTAATTTAGCTGAAATGAAATTCTACACTTTTGAAGTGGCAGATTTTGCAGGGGTAAATAATGTGATAATTTCTGCCACCGGATATACCGGAAGCGGCGGCTTTGAGATCTATTTCAAAAATGAAGATGCAGAGGAGATATGGAACAAAGTAATGGATGCAGGGGCAGAATTTGGAATTAAACCCATAGGACTTGCTGCACGGGATACACTTAGACTTGAGATGGGCTACTGCTTGTACGGAAATGATATAGATGATACCACCTCCCCTTTTGAGGCAGGATTGGGATGGATCACAAAATTCACCAAGGACTTTATTAATTCTGACAATTTAAAAAAGGAGAAGGAAGAAGGACCTAAAAGAAAACTAATAGCCTTTGAGCTGGATGAAAGGGGAATTCCACGTCACGGGTATGATATTTTAGATGAGAATGGCAGGGTTATTGGCATTGTGACATCGGGCACCATGTCACCATCATTGGACAAAGGAATAGGAATGGGTTATATTCCCACAGAAATGGCCAAAAACAATTCAAAGATTTTTATCCAGATCCGGAAAAATGCTGTTCCCGCATCCCAGGTGAAACTGCCCTTTTATAAAGGATAAAACTATTGAAAAAAATATTGATCGTAGGAGCAAGCGGCTTTATAGGCAATGCCTTATATAAAGAGCTTTGCTCCTATTTTGATACCTATGGGACCTATTTTACCCAAACCGCAGCCTTCAGGGATAATAAAAAATTTTTCGAATTCGATCAGGATACAGAAAATATAGAGATCCTGCTTGAAAATCTTAAACCAACGGTTATAATTTCTGCTATTCGTGGGAATTTCAACTCTCAGGTTCACACTCATTTTGCCATTATAGATTACATTTTGAAAAATGATTGTAAGCTTATCTTCATTTCCTCAGCAAATGTGTTCGATGCCTTTACCAACTATCCTTCCTATGAATATGACAAAACACTTTCTCAAAGTGTCTATGGCAGGTTTAAAATAAAAATTGAGAATGCCCTTTTGAGGTTGCCCAACCATAAATATGCCATCCTTAGATTGCCTATGGTATTTGGGGCGAACTCTCCACGAATTATTGAAATTAAGAATAAGATAGAGTATGGACAGGCATTGGAAGTATTTCCAAATGTGGTGGTGAACGCCACAGAAATTGGAAAAATTACCCAGCAGGTTCATTATATTATCAATAGAAAAAAACAAGGAGTATTCCATTTGGGAAGTAATGACCTTACCCATCAACATGACCTAATAACAGATATCGCCGAAATTCTTGGTTTTAAAAACCCCTTATTAAAACAGGTTTTCGATTCAAATTATGATCGCTTTCTGGCAGTTTTGCCTAAAGACAACCTTTTGCCCAAAAATTTACAGGTCTCTATTCAGGATGTTATAAAAGCTACTGTGATTAAATAAAAGGCTGTTAATCTTCTATTAAATACCATAAACTATACCCTGGCCTGAATACTGAATTGTGTAACTTTAAAAATTATTTAATACAGGCTGATGGTTATTCAGTCTAAATCCCGCAACGCCATGAAAAAATTAACTGATGAAGAAATTGAAAAAAAATTAGGATCCCTGGAAGGCTGGAGTTATACAGATGAGGGAATACAAACTTCTTTTGAATTTGAAAATTTCAAAGAAGCTTTTACTCTTATGACCCGTATTGCTTTTGAAGCTGAAGCTATGGATCACCACCCCAATTGGACAAATGTTTACAATACACTTGAAATTACGTTAAGCACTCATGATGCCGGCGGGGTGACAGCAAAGGATTTTAAACTAGCCAAAGCGATAGAAGATATTGTCAACGCAGAGTAATTGCTGAATTAAATTAATTCACGTTCCATTTTTTAGTTGAAAATGGAACGTTTTTTTTTATTTTTACCACAGATTTTTAAAACAGGTATGGGAAGAGCATTTGAATTTAGAAAAGCACGAAAAATGAAACGCTGGTCAGCAATGGCCAAAGCTTTTACTCGCATTGGAAAAGATATTGTAATGGCGGTTAAGGAAGGTGGCCCCGATCCCGATTCCAATTCCAGGCTTCGTGCGGTAATTCAGAATGCAAAGAGCCTCAACATGCCTAAAGAAAATGTGGAGCGCGCGATTAAAAGGGCAAGTGATAAAAGTCAGGGAGATTATAAGATCGTGCTTTTTGAAGGTTACGCCCCTCATGGGATTGCTGTTCTCGTTGAAACAGCAACAGATAATAATAACAGAACTGTTGCAAATGTGCGCATGCACTTTAGTAAAAGCGATGGAAATTTAGGCACATCTGGTTCTGTTGAATTTATGTTTGATCATACCTGCAACTTTCGCATAGCGTCCAATGGTCTTGATCCCGAAGAACTGGAACTTGAGCTTATAGATTTTGGAGCTGAGGAGGTTTTTGAAGATGAAGATGGTATCCATATATATGCCCCTTTCGAAAGTTTTGGCGCGCTGCAAAAGGAATTGGAACGCAGGGAAATTGAAATTCTGTCCTCCGGTTTTGAACGTATTCCTCAGGTTACCAAGAAATTAACCCCGGATGAGGCTGCCGATGTTGAAAAACTTTTGGAGCGTCTTGAAGAGGATGATGATGTACAACATGTGTATCACACCATGGAAGAATCTCAAGAGTAAGGGACCTGGATTTTAAAAATTATCAGGGTTCTTTCCTTTTACCCCTTCATAAAATTTCTTTATTTCTACAAGATCTTTTTCAAGGTTTCCTGTAGTATAAAAAGGCTGTGCAACTTTCACTTCCTTTCGGGAATAATCAAAAGCAACTTTTATTATAGGCACATTTGCAGCCTCAGCAATATAATAAAAACCCGTTTTCCAGCGATCGGTCTTTTTCCTGGTGCCTTCCGGTGACAATGCCAGCCGGAACACATCTTTGGTTTTAAAAATGGCGGTGATGGCTTCTACCTTGTTTTGATTAGGAGTGCGGTCCAGGGGTGTGCCGCCAACCCATCTGAAATACCACCCAAATGGGGGGCGAAATAATTCTTTTTTACCTACAAAATCACTTTGTATTCCCAATATACTGCGTACCAGCAGCCCCAAAAGGAAGTCATACCAACTGGTATGAGGAGCCACAATGATCACACATTTTTTAATGGCAGGATCAATAGCACCCTTTAAGTCCCATTTTAAAATTTTAAAGAAAATGAATTTGGAAAGAGATATCATTAATCTATCTCTTCTTTAATCTTTTTTTTTGAAACTGGTTGACGGTTTGCTTTGGATACCTCCCCTTTACGTCGTTTCTTTTCTTCCATTAAAAGCGAAAGCTCCCTACCGGTCTGTCCTTTTACCGAGGTGTTTTCTTCTGCTCTTCTTATTAAGTAAGGAACAACTTCACGCACAGGACCAAAAGGCACCAGTTTAGCAGAATTATAACCTTTTCTGGCAAGATTGTAACTAATATGATCACTCATCCCATACAACTGGCTAAACCAAACCCTGTCATCATTTATTGCTATCTTCTTATCCTCAAGAATTTGTAGGGCAAGATAATTACTCATTTCATTATGAGTTCCAATAAAAGTATGGATCTCATCAATATTTGCAAGGCAATATGCAAGTACTCCATTATAGCTTACATCTGTAGCCTCTTTATTCTCACATATTGGAGTTGGATATCCCATTTTGTGGGCCCGCTCATTTTCTTTTTCCATGTAAGCTCCGCGTACTATTTTGGCGCCTACAATAAACCCATCCTTTACTCCTTTTTCGTGAAGCTCCTGTAAGTAAGCCAGCCTGTCCCATCTATAGCACTGCAGGGTATTGTAAACAATAGCTTTTTCCTGATTATATTTGCGCATCATTTTTTCCATCAACTCATCTGCTGCTCCCTGCATCCATGACTCCTCAGCATCAGCCAATACACTTATATCATTTTGATAAGCTGCTTCACAAATATTTTCAACCCTTTGCTGCACTCTTTTCCATTCTTCCTCTTCTTCCGGGGTTAAAGTAATTTTGGAGGAGACTTTTTCCCATATCTCCAATCGTCCAATACCTGTAGGTTTAAATACAGCAAATGGGATCTCTTTTCGCTTTGCAGCAAATTCAATAATGCTTATTTTCTTTTTCATTGCAGCATCAAGATGTTCTTCCTGCTCCTTTCCTTCTACCGAATAATCAAGGATACTGTGAAGTTTCTTGGTGTACATTTTTCCAATGGCAGGTAAACAATCTTCCATGGTCTCACCCCCACTAAATTGGTTAAAAATGGTAGCCCTTATTAAACCTTCAACCGGAAGGTGAAGTTTTAAAGAAAACCGCGTCAATGCAGTGCCAATTTTTACTAAAG encodes the following:
- a CDS encoding YebC/PmpR family DNA-binding transcriptional regulator; this translates as MGRAFEFRKARKMKRWSAMAKAFTRIGKDIVMAVKEGGPDPDSNSRLRAVIQNAKSLNMPKENVERAIKRASDKSQGDYKIVLFEGYAPHGIAVLVETATDNNNRTVANVRMHFSKSDGNLGTSGSVEFMFDHTCNFRIASNGLDPEELELELIDFGAEEVFEDEDGIHIYAPFESFGALQKELERREIEILSSGFERIPQVTKKLTPDEAADVEKLLERLEEDDDVQHVYHTMEESQE
- a CDS encoding proline dehydrogenase family protein — protein: MITQKIFNDTETAFKLKSDEELNRALFLFGMINRPTLVKIGTALTRFSLKLHLPVEGLIRATIFNQFSGGETMEDCLPAIGKMYTKKLHSILDYSVEGKEQEEHLDAAMKKKISIIEFAAKRKEIPFAVFKPTGIGRLEIWEKVSSKITLTPEEEEEWKRVQQRVENICEAAYQNDISVLADAEESWMQGAADELMEKMMRKYNQEKAIVYNTLQCYRWDRLAYLQELHEKGVKDGFIVGAKIVRGAYMEKENERAHKMGYPTPICENKEATDVSYNGVLAYCLANIDEIHTFIGTHNEMSNYLALQILEDKKIAINDDRVWFSQLYGMSDHISYNLARKGYNSAKLVPFGPVREVVPYLIRRAEENTSVKGQTGRELSLLMEEKKRRKGEVSKANRQPVSKKKIKEEID
- a CDS encoding 4a-hydroxytetrahydrobiopterin dehydratase; translation: MKKLTDEEIEKKLGSLEGWSYTDEGIQTSFEFENFKEAFTLMTRIAFEAEAMDHHPNWTNVYNTLEITLSTHDAGGVTAKDFKLAKAIEDIVNAE
- a CDS encoding 1-acyl-sn-glycerol-3-phosphate acyltransferase, with translation MISLSKFIFFKILKWDLKGAIDPAIKKCVIIVAPHTSWYDFLLGLLVRSILGIQSDFVGKKELFRPPFGWYFRWVGGTPLDRTPNQNKVEAITAIFKTKDVFRLALSPEGTRKKTDRWKTGFYYIAEAANVPIIKVAFDYSRKEVKVAQPFYTTGNLEKDLVEIKKFYEGVKGKNPDNF
- the gcvT gene encoding glycine cleavage system aminomethyltransferase GcvT, producing the protein MKDIALNEIHKNLNAKMVPFAGYNMPVSYEGVNIEHETVRKAVGVFDVSHMGEFLIVGENALDLIQKVCSNDVSKLVDGQAQYNCMPNETGGIVDDLIVYRFNAEKYILVVNASNIEKDWNWISQHNTMDATMRDLSDEYSLLAIQGPKAAEAMQSLTNVNLAEMKFYTFEVADFAGVNNVIISATGYTGSGGFEIYFKNEDAEEIWNKVMDAGAEFGIKPIGLAARDTLRLEMGYCLYGNDIDDTTSPFEAGLGWITKFTKDFINSDNLKKEKEEGPKRKLIAFELDERGIPRHGYDILDENGRVIGIVTSGTMSPSLDKGIGMGYIPTEMAKNNSKIFIQIRKNAVPASQVKLPFYKG
- a CDS encoding sugar nucleotide-binding protein, whose amino-acid sequence is MKKILIVGASGFIGNALYKELCSYFDTYGTYFTQTAAFRDNKKFFEFDQDTENIEILLENLKPTVIISAIRGNFNSQVHTHFAIIDYILKNDCKLIFISSANVFDAFTNYPSYEYDKTLSQSVYGRFKIKIENALLRLPNHKYAILRLPMVFGANSPRIIEIKNKIEYGQALEVFPNVVVNATEIGKITQQVHYIINRKKQGVFHLGSNDLTHQHDLITDIAEILGFKNPLLKQVFDSNYDRFLAVLPKDNLLPKNLQVSIQDVIKATVIK